The stretch of DNA CAAGTTGGCGCCTGGAGTGGCGGCCGAGCAATGCGTACCACCAACCAGACCCTGCGTATTTATTTCAACGAGGCAAAATACGAGTTCCTGAAGCTATTGCGGCTTCCCATCTATGCGATATCGACAATTGCTTTTCCACTGATGTTTTACGTGCTCTTCGGACTGGTGTTAAACCAGAGGCAGACGGTCGGCTCAATAAGCGTTGCCACCTATCTGCTCGCGTCGTATGGGGCCTTCGGCGTAATTGGCGCTTCCCTCTTCGGCTTTGGGGTGGGAGTGGCGACAGAGCGCGGCCAGGGTTGGCTGCAGGTGAAGCGTGCCTCGCCCATGCCTCCCTTCGCCTACTTCCTGGCCAAACTCATCATGAGTTCTCTGTTCAGCCTCATTGTGGTCTTGCTTTTGTTCACGTTAGGCGCAGCTTTCGGCCATGTGCGCATGCCATTGGCCACCTGGGCTGCACTGGCCGGTACGCTGGTCATGGGCGCGCTTCCCTTCGGCGCCATGGGATTGGCCATAGGATATTTCGCCGGACCGAACTCGGCGCCGGCAGTGTGCAACGTTCTTTATCTGCCCATGGCATTTGCGTCGGGCCTTTGGGTGCCAATCGAGTTTTTGCCGAAATTCATGCAAAGCATCGCGCCTTTCTTACCACCGTACCATTTTGTCCAACTGGCGCTCGCTCAGGTTGGAGCCGGTCACAGCGGCGGCCAGTGGGTGCACATAGCCGCCCTCAACGGATTTACGCTCTTGTTCCTCGTGCTCGCGGCCGTGGGCTATCGCCGCGACGAGGGCAAGATGTACGGGTGATTATGATTGGGCCATTTGGCCATTGAGTCATCGAATCATCAGGTCATTGATTCATCGACTTAATGACCAATGATTCGATGACCCAATAAGCTCGAAAATGCTATACGCTAAGCGGTAACAATGAGACTCCTTCCCGAAAAGATTAGAGCTGAGGTCGGCTGGATGCCTTATGTCTGGCTGGTCTGGCTGTTCTATTTCGTGCTTGAGCCGTTTTTAAACCGGCCGTCTGTTGGCAGGCGGCTGGAGATGCTGGCAGAACTTTGCGTGTTTCTGGCGCTCTACTTCCTGGGTTATTGGCTTGAGGGGAAGAGTAGGCTTTGGGCCATTGCAGGCATCACGGTGCTCGCGATGGTGCTCACTCCACGCAATTGGGGCGCTTCGGCATTCTTCGTATACGCGGCGGCGTTCGCGGGGTTTTGCGGGGAAACCGAGTTGGCCATTGCAGTCCTGCTGTTGCTGGAGGCCAGCGCCAGCGTTGTCATGTGGGCCTTTCACATACCCCTGGAGCTCTGGGTCTCCACCTCTTTCCTGATCGCCGCGATCGGGGCCATGAATATTCAGCAGGCGAAACGCATAGCGGCGAACGCCCGCTTGCGGCTGGCGCATGAAGAAATCGAGCACCTGGCCAAAACCGCGGAACGCGAACGCATTGCGCGCGACCTGCATGACGTCCTGGGCCACACGCTTTCCGTCATCATCCTGAAATCAGAGCTGGCTTCGAGGCTTGCCGACAAAGATCCGCCTCGAGCCATCCAGGAGATTCGCGACGTTGAGCGCATCTCGCGAGAGGCGCTGGCGGAAGTACGAAGCGCGCTGAAAGGCTACCGTGCCGCCGGCCTGGATGCGGAAATTGCCCAGGCACGTGCCACGCTGGAAACCGCCGGCATCAAGGTGCAAGCCTCGGCTTCCGGCCGTTTGCAGCTCAGCTCTGCCCAGGAGGGAGTGCTGGCTCTGGTGATTCGCGAGGCAGTGACCAATATCCTGCGCCACTCCCAGGCCACCGAGTGCAACCTGCGATTGTTGCAGAGCAATGGTGTGTGCACCCTGGAAGTTGCCGACAATGGTTGCGGCAGCAACGGCGTAGAAGGCGAAGGCATCAAAGGCATGCGCCAACGGGTGGAGACCCTCGGCGGCAACTTGCAGCGCACGAATACTCCCGGCACCACGCTGACCATCACCCTCCCCCGCACAACCATCAATCCGAATGGAGTGCAATGAAGATTCGCGTCATCATCGCTGAAGACCAATCCATGGTGCTGGGTGCGCTGGCGGCGCTGCTGGAGAACGAAGGCGACATTGAGGTCGTGGGCCAGGCGCACAATGGGCTGGAGGCCATGAAGATGGTCCGCTCTCTCAAGCCGGATTTACTTTTGACGGATATCGAAATGCCCGAGATGAGCGGATTGGAAGTGGCAGCCGAACTGAAACGCCAGCAATCGCCAGTGCGTGTGATTATTCTGACTACGTTTGCGCGTGCCGGATACTTGCGCCGTGCACTCGATTCAGGTGCGGCCGGGTATCTGTTGAAGGATTCCCCGGCATCCCAGTTGGCCAACGCCGTGCGGCGTGTGCACGCCGGCATGCGGGCGATTGCGCCGGAGCTGGCGGCGGAAGCCTGGGGTGAAAGCGATCCGCTGACAGACCGCGAGCGCCAGATTCTGCGGCTGGCAGGAGAAGGCATCTCGAGCACCGAAATCGCAGCCAAATTCCGCTTGTCCGAGGGAACGGTCCGCAATTATCTTTCCGAAGCCATCAGCAAGCTGGGCGCAAGCAACCGAGTTGAAGCTGCGCGCATTGCGCGGCAAAAAGGCTGGCTTTAACTGCAGTTTCAGGTTTCGAGTTTCCAGTTTCGAGTTTTCAAGCTGCTACAGCATGAAGGCCGGCGAGGCCTTCAGATCTCAACTAGGCTTTCGCCTCTTCCCGTTCGATCTCGCTTATTTTTTCCACACGTCGTAGATGGCGTCCGCCGGCAAAGGAGGTCTCCAGCCATTTGTGAACGATCTGGAAGGCCATCTGATCGCTCAGGACGCGCGCACCCAGCGCGAGAACATTGGCGTCGTTGTGCTCGCGGCTTAATTGGGCCTCGTATTCACTGCTGACATTTGCCGCACGCACGCCCAAAACCTTGTTGGCGGCTATGGACATTCCGATTCCGCTGCCGCATACCAGAATGCCAAGATCGGCACTGTGATTGGCCACTTCCTCCCCCACCTTGCGGGCGAAATCAGGATAATCCACTGATTCGCTCGAGAGCGTGCCCTGATCGTTCACCTGCAGGCCCTCTTGAAGAAGCAGCTTCTTGATCTTTTCCTTCAATTCGAAGCCGGCATGATCGGCACCGAGGGAGATTTTCATGGTTTCAATATTGTAAATGAGCAGTCGTAATGAGCAGCCAGCAAGTCAATTAATACGGAAGATTCAGCCTGTTCGAATAATGGTAGTAACTCCGCAGGAGGCGTTCGGGCTTGTTTAAAAGCCAATTTCGTCGCATAATCACGCGACATAGCTCTGTTTTCGGGCTTTTGGGCCCGTACTTTTTGGAGCTCGTTTTTTGTGGAGGTCGTTCATGGTAGTGGTTGGCACGGCAGCGCAAACACCTGCGAAGGTAAACAAATATATTCTCTTCGATACGTCCACCTTTGTGGCCCACATCACCCTGAATCATCCGCCCTACAACGTGCTGACCGTGCAGTTGATGGTTGAAGTGGCCGAAGCTGTGGAGAGCTTGAATGGACGCAATGACATCAAGTGCATTGTCCTGGATTCTTCGCAGAAGGCCTTTTGTGCGGGAATATCGCTGGAAGACTCCAAGGCCGACCGCGTCTTCCAGACCCTGGATGCCTTCAACCGTATCTTTCAGGCCTTTCGTGACATCTCCAAGCCGTTGATCGTGGTCGTGAATGGAGCTGCCATTGGCGCAGGTTCCGAACTGGTTGCCTTCGGCGACATGGTGATTGCCACGCCCAACGCCAAGTTCGCACAGCCCGAGGTCAAGATGGGCGTCTTTCCGCCTTTTGCCGCAATTATGCTGCCGCAATTAATCGGCCCTAAGAAGACCTACGAGTTGATTCTTACCGGGGAAGCTCTCAGCGCCGACGACGCTCTTCGCCTGGGATTCGTGAACAAGCTGGTTCCAGAAACAGGACTGCGGGCCGCGGTTGAGCAGATCCTCACGCGCATCAATGAATTCAGTGGACCGGTGCTGGAGATGACCAAGACCGTGATCTCCACTTCGCTTGGCCTGCCCTGGAATGAGGCCATGAAGAAATCCCAGGACATCTACCTCAATCAGCTTATGGATCTGGAAGACGTACAAGAGGGTCTGCGCGCCGTCCTGGAAAAACGCAAGCCCATCTGGAAGAACAAGTAGCACTAGCTAAGACCAGCTCCAAGTTCCAAGCTGCAAGCTCCAAGGGAAACCCGGCTCACCGTGGATCGCGCCCATATCTTCTGACAGACTCAGGCTGACAGCAGATTTAAACCGACTCATTGCCCACATATTCAGGGCGCTCGCGCGTTACGAATGTTTTGCTGGCGCGGTCGTGCCAGCAAAGGTGGTCTTCATCCAGCAAGACCCAGAGGAATCCCAATCCCAGCGCGAAGGTTGAGAGCCCTATACTCAAAGCTCGTGCACGGCGGCGGGAGGGAGAAACGGCATCGCCTTCAAAGCTGGTAAGTCGAAGGCCGGCAAGCCGCATTCCGGGCGTGCTTCCGGTATTTACCAGAAATAGATACTGGTAGAGCGCCCAGAAAAAGCCCGGCAAAATGGCCGACATGATGGTGAACGCCTTGCCCTCCGGCAAGACGCCTGCCCACAACAAGATGAAGCCGAATAGCAAAAACCCAGTCCCAGAGACGCAGAAATCAACGGCCTCCATCGTTGCCCGCAAGTAAATCGGCGCCACCAGCAACAGTGCCTGCATTCCCGGTGGCGGTTGTGTGCTTTCCGGCGCTGCAGACAGTTCTACAAGGGCAATCGGCGGGGCCGGTTCCACAAAAACCTCTGCCTGGGCGGCTAGCTCGGCCAGGTTGATCTCTTCCTCTTCAAAGACATGGGGTGACAGCATGACCGGGTCAGCCAATTCTTCATCCGGTTCAATGTTTGTCTGAATCGGGCTCACCGCAACCGGAGTCAGGGTGACCGGAGCTTCAATGAACTCGTCTTCGCCGACCGGCTGCTCGGCCGCGAAAACTGCCTCAGTCAAGTCAGAAATTATGCTGCCATCGAACTGCTCGGAAAAAATTACAGGCGTTTCTACTGGAACTGGATCGTCTTTAATAATAATCACATCCTTTGCTACAGCCAGATCATCTTGTGCTTCCAAGTCTTCTTGGGCCTGGTCGAACTGAATGGCCTGGAGTGAAACAGGTTGGAACTGCGCAACTTCAGGGTCGTGCTTCCAGAAGGGCTTTTGGTTGCGCGGCGCAACGTTAGGCCAATAGCGCTCGACACCATAGAGCTCAATCTGCATGGCGGTTAACTCTTCCGCGCTCGCATTTGTCTCATTTGCAGGCACGACGGCGCTCGCCATCTGCCTACCTGGTTCGGCTAAGGGCTCCGCAATGCTGGGATTCGCAACGCTTTGCTGTTGCGCCATCGCACTCTGTTCGCGCTCAACCGCGCTCGCTTCGGGCTCACCCGGTTGTAGAGAAAGCTCTGGATCCACAAACGGCGATGGTAGTGGCGTTGCAATTTCTTTCCTGATGGGAATCGCTGGAGCTGAAGAGGAAGGAGGTGCGGGTTCGAAGTTCAGGCCCAACGAACGTGGCCTCTCCACTCGCGGACGCCTGCGCGCGCGGTAGCGGTTCACGCGCGATGAAACCTCCCGCCGCCATTCACCCGGTTCAAGCGGGCGTTCGGCGGTGTTGGGTTCCACCAGAACAATGGTCCTTCGCGCCGGCCTCAGTTGCGCCAGGCGTTCGGAACGCGCCGCCGCTTCGAGCGCGGTGGCGACATCAGGTTCGTTATCTAAGGGCTCCGCAACGCTTCGCTGCTGCGCCCTCGCGTCTGGCTCGCGCACCCCAGCGCTCGCCATCCGCTCACCCGCTGCGAAGCTTTCTTCGCTGAAATCGTAATGTTCTGGGTCAATGACAACAGCAACGTGCTCGCTTACCGTAGATGGTTCAGCAGCATCGTTGCCTCCACATCGGCAAATACCCGGACAGACGGGACAAGCCATCAGGTTGTGGAAGAACCGCGCGAGAGCTCACTTCCAAATAAACGGCAAAATCCGTCTGCTACGCGCTGTTGGGCGCATAACGCCGGCTTGAATTATTCAACCCCGCCCAGGACTCCGCTCAAGTCCGCAGCAGGCGAAAACCTTCAACCCCTTAGTAACCCTCATTGCACTACCGACAATAAACTTTACCAATGCCGCCGGAGCGTGCTAATTTCGATGGTTCCTCATGAGTTGCCGCTATCGTTGGTTTACCATTGCCGCCGTCTCCTGTCAGCTTGTTTTTGCATTTCTACTATTAACTAATGGGTTACGAGTCCAGGCACAGGATTTGCCGCCCTTATCTGCCGATGGCCCCTCGCAACCCGCGTCGTATTCCAAGGGACAAGGGGAAGAAGCCACCATCCGTGCCGTGAGCCAGGAAAAACATGGAGACGTGTGGACCCTGCGCGGGAACGCCGAGATTGACTATAAAGACCTGATATTGCACGCCGACCAGATCACGTATAACGACGCCACCGGAGATGCGGTCGCGACCGGCAATGTGACTCTGGATGGAGGTCTCTATAGCG from Terriglobales bacterium encodes:
- a CDS encoding ABC transporter permease, with product MSSSVQVQVGAWSGGRAMRTTNQTLRIYFNEAKYEFLKLLRLPIYAISTIAFPLMFYVLFGLVLNQRQTVGSISVATYLLASYGAFGVIGASLFGFGVGVATERGQGWLQVKRASPMPPFAYFLAKLIMSSLFSLIVVLLLFTLGAAFGHVRMPLATWAALAGTLVMGALPFGAMGLAIGYFAGPNSAPAVCNVLYLPMAFASGLWVPIEFLPKFMQSIAPFLPPYHFVQLALAQVGAGHSGGQWVHIAALNGFTLLFLVLAAVGYRRDEGKMYG
- the rpiB gene encoding ribose 5-phosphate isomerase B, with amino-acid sequence MKISLGADHAGFELKEKIKKLLLQEGLQVNDQGTLSSESVDYPDFARKVGEEVANHSADLGILVCGSGIGMSIAANKVLGVRAANVSSEYEAQLSREHNDANVLALGARVLSDQMAFQIVHKWLETSFAGGRHLRRVEKISEIEREEAKA
- a CDS encoding response regulator transcription factor is translated as MKIRVIIAEDQSMVLGALAALLENEGDIEVVGQAHNGLEAMKMVRSLKPDLLLTDIEMPEMSGLEVAAELKRQQSPVRVIILTTFARAGYLRRALDSGAAGYLLKDSPASQLANAVRRVHAGMRAIAPELAAEAWGESDPLTDRERQILRLAGEGISSTEIAAKFRLSEGTVRNYLSEAISKLGASNRVEAARIARQKGWL
- a CDS encoding enoyl-CoA hydratase/isomerase family protein yields the protein MVVVGTAAQTPAKVNKYILFDTSTFVAHITLNHPPYNVLTVQLMVEVAEAVESLNGRNDIKCIVLDSSQKAFCAGISLEDSKADRVFQTLDAFNRIFQAFRDISKPLIVVVNGAAIGAGSELVAFGDMVIATPNAKFAQPEVKMGVFPPFAAIMLPQLIGPKKTYELILTGEALSADDALRLGFVNKLVPETGLRAAVEQILTRINEFSGPVLEMTKTVISTSLGLPWNEAMKKSQDIYLNQLMDLEDVQEGLRAVLEKRKPIWKNK
- a CDS encoding RDD family protein, which produces MACPVCPGICRCGGNDAAEPSTVSEHVAVVIDPEHYDFSEESFAAGERMASAGVREPDARAQQRSVAEPLDNEPDVATALEAAARSERLAQLRPARRTIVLVEPNTAERPLEPGEWRREVSSRVNRYRARRRPRVERPRSLGLNFEPAPPSSSAPAIPIRKEIATPLPSPFVDPELSLQPGEPEASAVEREQSAMAQQQSVANPSIAEPLAEPGRQMASAVVPANETNASAEELTAMQIELYGVERYWPNVAPRNQKPFWKHDPEVAQFQPVSLQAIQFDQAQEDLEAQDDLAVAKDVIIIKDDPVPVETPVIFSEQFDGSIISDLTEAVFAAEQPVGEDEFIEAPVTLTPVAVSPIQTNIEPDEELADPVMLSPHVFEEEEINLAELAAQAEVFVEPAPPIALVELSAAPESTQPPPGMQALLLVAPIYLRATMEAVDFCVSGTGFLLFGFILLWAGVLPEGKAFTIMSAILPGFFWALYQYLFLVNTGSTPGMRLAGLRLTSFEGDAVSPSRRRARALSIGLSTFALGLGFLWVLLDEDHLCWHDRASKTFVTRERPEYVGNESV
- a CDS encoding sensor histidine kinase, which produces MRLLPEKIRAEVGWMPYVWLVWLFYFVLEPFLNRPSVGRRLEMLAELCVFLALYFLGYWLEGKSRLWAIAGITVLAMVLTPRNWGASAFFVYAAAFAGFCGETELAIAVLLLLEASASVVMWAFHIPLELWVSTSFLIAAIGAMNIQQAKRIAANARLRLAHEEIEHLAKTAERERIARDLHDVLGHTLSVIILKSELASRLADKDPPRAIQEIRDVERISREALAEVRSALKGYRAAGLDAEIAQARATLETAGIKVQASASGRLQLSSAQEGVLALVIREAVTNILRHSQATECNLRLLQSNGVCTLEVADNGCGSNGVEGEGIKGMRQRVETLGGNLQRTNTPGTTLTITLPRTTINPNGVQ